The window ACGGACCAAGTACGCAACTACATGCAGCGCGGCAGTGACCCGAACTGCATGACCTTCCTGACCAATATCGTTCGCGCCTACGAGGCCGGCATCATCACCGAAGCTGAAGCCATCACCGCAAGCGGCAACGAGACCGAATTCAAACGCGCGGCACGCGGCATCAGCTAAAGCCCCCCCCACACTTGCTCCTTCAGTCACTCCTTTCCCCATCCCCCTTTTCCCATGCGCCAGTACGACCTCATTGAATACCTTTCCATGGCCATGCAGGCCGGAGCTTCAGACCTCCACCTTTCCCCGGGAGCACCACCCACCATGCGTCTCCATGGTCGCATGACTCCGGTGACGGACGAGCTCTTTGACGCGCTGGATGTCCGCGAACTCGTCCTCGGCGGTTTGAAAGACAACCAACGTGCCAAGCTGGAAGAGGAGTGGGAATTGGACTTTGCCATTGAGGTGGAAAACCTGGGACGATTCCGTGGCAACGCCTGTTTTGCCATGGGGCGCATTGAAGGAAACTTCCGCTACATCCCGGACAGCATCCCTGAACTCTCGCAGTTAGGCCACGGCCCGAATGTGCAAGGCATGTGCCAGTTTAAAGATGGCCTCATCCTCATCACCGGAGTCAGCAACAGTGGTAAAACCACCACGCTGTGCAGCATGACGCAGACCATCGCCCGCGAGCGTTCCTGCAACATTGTCACCATCGAAGACCCCATCGAATTTGTCTTCCAGCACGGCTCCAGCCTCATCCGCCAGCGTCAAGTCGGGTTTGATACCCACGAATTTGCCCGCGCCATGAAAAGCGCTCTCCGCCAGGATGTAAACGTCATTACCGTCAGCGAGTTGCGAGATCTAGAAACCATGCGCACGGCACTCACCGCCGCTGAGACGGGACACCTGGTCATCAGCACGCTGCACACCATGGATGTGCCCAGCACCATCACGCGTATCCTCGACAGTTATCCCAAAGAGCAGCAGGACTACGTGGCCGCCCAGCTCAGCCACTGCCTGCGCGGGGTCATCAGCCAGCATTTGATCCGCCGGCCCGATGGTGAAGGCCGCGTCATGGCCACTGAGGTGATGATGATGAACAACGCCATCTCAAGTTGCATCCGTGACCAGCGCCTGCAACAACTCCCGAGTTTGATCCAGATCGGCGGACGTGACGGCATGCACACCATTGACGACAGCCTTGTGCACCTGCTGTCCTATGATTTCATCACCATCGACGACTGCCGTGCCCATTGTCGGGACTTCAGTTTCATCCAGGCCGGTTACGAAAAAATGAAGCGTGATCGCGAACTCGCAGCGAAGAGAAAATAAGATGTCTCTTTAGCAGGTATCAGGCAGATTGCATCCCTGTGAAGGTTGATATGATTCCTCAATTGGGTTAGTCATCTGCCTGATGCGTTTTCCAACCTTTTTGTTCGCCCTGGCCATTGGGCTTTTTTGCGCCCATGCAGAAGCCAGCGAACCTGTCCGCCGAGTCATTGGCTTTGATCTTCCACATTTGGCGATTGCTGGGACGTCCTCTAACTTTCGGCCAGGCCTGATCGAACAGGGATTCCACCTCTCGACGCCAGAGGATGGCGTTTTTGTGCAAGGGCCCCTTTATAATTTTTCTCCGATCAACGGGGGCAATTACGCACGCTTCATCTCTGGCGCTGAGAATCTAAAAATTGTCCATAAAGACGGACTGCCATTCACCCCGCATCAGGTGGATCTGGCCGAGTATAGCGGAAGCCGCCCCGTGACTTTCGTAGGGAGAAAGGCAGACAACAGCACGATCACCGTTAGCTTCACCCTGGACGGGCAAAATGACGGCACCGGTCCTGTGGCAGACTTCGAAACCTTTGTCTTTCCAGCCAGCTTTGCCGAGATTGTTGAGCTGAGCGTGCCAGGAACGATCTATTATTTAGACAACCTTGTTGTTACGCCTCAGGGCATCGAAACGCCTGAACCAGCGCCTTTGACCCCACCTTTGGTGTATGACATCAACTGGAACGACCTACCTCACCGCCTAGATCAGCCATCGGCCATCGGTGGCCAACGATCCCCCAGCACCTCCGTTTTTGGAACTCAGTATGTGAGAAGTCAGATCGGCCCCTTGACCGACAGACCTTTGGAACTGGGCGGAGGTGAAGCTGTTTATGACCAGTTTGGCATGATCTTGTCCAGAAAAGCCGAGCGTTATGTCATGGAATTTGACATGACTCAGCTCGGCTCCAGTTCACTGGCAGTCTTCATGGATCATAGTCATGGGCTGCTAAGGACCGACTTCAACGCCAACGGCGGGGTGACATTCTATAGCGGGACGACTAATAACGTTTTCTCTGGCAGCAATTCAAACTCAAGCTACAGCCCCCGCGCCATCACCCACTGCACCATGGATTTTGATCTGGCCAACAGACGCGCCCAGATTGTCATTAACGGGACCAAAGTCGCCGAATGGGTCATGAATCGTCTGCCAGACCTCGATTTGAGGCAATTCCGTTTCAGTCTCTCGGGCGCTGACATCGTCGGCATCGATAACATCAAGATCAGCGCCTTCGGTGTCTCACCGCTTCAGGTATCGCCCTCTGAGCTTAACTTCCACACGGTTTCTGTCGGAAGCAGTCAAACCCGTTCCTTCAGTGTCACCAACATCAGTGACGAAGATTTAACGATCACGCGGATGACGTCGAGTTCCAGTGTTTTCACCCTCGAAACTCCTCTCCCCTTGCTTATCCCTGCCAGAGAATCGTCTGTCTTAACCGTTAAGGCAGCTCCCACATCAGGCGAAACCTTCTCAGGTATTTTGGACCTGCAGGCAGGGCCACACATGGCTTCGCTCTCAGCCTCAGTCACTGGATTTCAGCAGATCCTACCTGGGAATTTTTCACTGCATCCTAGCACTCAGGTGATGACTGAGCGCCAGTTTGTCACGCTCACCTCCATCTATGAAGGAACAGGAGTGAGCCACTATGAATGGACGTTGAATGGCACACCGATTCCCAATTCGAGAACGCACAATCACCAAATTACATCGGCCACGCTGGCCAATGCTGGCCTCTACCAAGTGGCCGCTGTTCTCATCAACGGTCGGAGGGTTTTTTCAAAGGAGGCCAACATCGCAGTGGTTAGGCATGATACGATCAATCGCACGATCGCTTTAGGTGGGCGGGTTGAGCTTGTCTGCACGGCTGCTGGCTCACGGCTGATTTATGAATGGAGGCGCAATGGTGAGTTAATCCAGACAACTTCAGGCCCTGTGTCCGCAAATGGCTCTAGTTTAGTCCTCCATCCCGTCGGGCTGTCTTCGGAGGGGCACTACACCTGCAATGTCTCCATTCGCAATTTCGGAGGCAGTCCTTCCGCCAGTGTGCGAGGCATGGATGCAAACCTATCGGTTCTACTACCACCCCGGATTCTAACTGACAAACTCCCGCACGTGCGGGTGGGGGATTACACCAGCTTCCAACTTCGCACGTCTTCAGCCTCGACCTTCTTTAGCGCTTCAGGTTTACCCTCCGGTATCATTTTGGATCCCTGGAGTGGGAGGGTTTTCGGACGGCCTGAATTAGCTATTACCTCTGATCCTTCACATCCGGATCGGGCAACCCCATATCGGGTGACATTCACTGCCTACAATGAGAGCGGCGCAGGACCTGCCGTGGAACTCGAGTGGTGGATCCATCCGAAACCACAGACCCGTAACTTTGCCGGACTCATTGATCGAGAAAAGCTCTCGATGGATTCCTCGGGGTTAGGAGGTCGTTTTACTTTGAGCATCACGGCCAAAGGCAGTTTGACAGGTTCGATGGTCCTTGCAGGCAAATCTTTTCCAGTGATCGGCAGCCCAAGCTACAATAACGATGACGGTGCGCTGGAAGGGGAGCTCCACTTTAACAAATCCGCTAAAAGTGGACCCATCTTCGTGCGCATCCATCCCGATGGGAGAGTCACTTCTGGATCAAACCCCTCGACACCCGATGGTGTTTTAGAAGGCGGCCAAATCCTATCGAAAGCCGCTGCCAAGCAGCACCAGGGCCTCTATCCCGCCGCACTCCTGCCAGAAGTATCACAAACGATGCTTGAAGATGAGGTCACAATACCCGGAGGTCTCGGATATCTATCTTTCAAGGCGAGTGCGACAGGGACTGTCACCTATTCTGGCCGTCTGGGAGATGGCACCCAAGTGACTGGCAGTCATCCTCTGATCATTCACCCCGAAGATCCCGAAGCAGCGAGGCTTCCGATTTACCTGATGCCTCAGGCGCAGCGCAGTTTCTTTTCCGGGTGGGTCTCCTATGCCAAGGCTCAGGTGGATGGAAATCTGGAATGGGCCAAACAGCCACATGTCAAAAACACCACCTATCGCGAAGGTTTTCTCCTCCAGTCCCTCCAGGTGATCGGCAGCCGTCACGTGGCGCCTGCACCGGGCCAGACGTTGATGAATTTGGGTGACACGGTTCATCACCTTGAATTGAGCAGCCCTGGCCTTCCAGGACCTGTGACGAAAACACTGCAAGTTCAGCCCAATCACAGAGCGACCATCACAGGCCAAGGAGCACCGACTGGCGTGGTCATGACCATCAGCCCCTCCACTTCCTTGTTCAGTGGGAGTTATGTCTCTGGAAAATATCGCGGCTATCCTATCAAAGCCACCTTCCAGGGCGTCTTCGTCCCGAGACTTGGGCAAGGTGTGGGGACGATCCTAAGCCTCTCCGAAGAGAGCCTGAAACTTAACCTGACGTCTCCCACATTGGATGTCGGCCAAGTCCGAATCTTCCCGGCGAAGTGACAAAAAAGCCGAGATGCTTCGCGCATCTCGGCTCTGTGTTAAGGGGAATCAGTTTGTCTTCAGTACCTCGATGAACGCCTCTTGCGGGATGTTCACGCGACCAATGGACTTCATGCGCTTTTTACCTTCCTTCTGTTTTTCCAGAAGCTTGCGCTTACGGGAAATGTCACCGCCATAGCACTTGGCGGTCACATCTTTACGCAGGGCGCTGATGGATTCACGGGCGATCACTTTGCCACCGATGGCAGCCTGGATGGCGACAACGAAAAGCTGCTGGGGAATGACTTCTTTAAGCTTGGCCGCAAGCTGGCGGCCGCGGGCCTCAGCCTTGCCTCGGTGCACGATGCAGGAGAAAGCATCCACGGGCTCGCCTGCGATGAGCATGTCCATCTTCACAAGGTCATCTGCTTTATAGCCAGCGTGCTCGTAGTCCATGCTGCCGTAACCACGGGTCAGGGACTTGAGCTTGTCATTGAAGTCCACTAGGATCTCATTGAGCGGGATCACGGTGTGCAGCAGCACGCGGCGGTCATCCAGGGTCTCGGTGTTATTCACCTGCCCGCGCTTGTCCATGACCAGTTGCATGATGTCGCCGATGTATTCATTCGGGATCATCACGAAAACTTTCACGATTGGCTCGCGAATTTCATCAATCTCGTTGGCTGGGGGTAGGAAGCTCGGGTTATCCACCAGGATCTCCGTGCCATCCGTTTTGCGGAGTTCGTAAATAACAGACGGGTATGTCGAAATCACGTCCATGTTGAACTCACGACGCAGACGCTCCTGAACGATTTCCATGTGCAGGAGTCCGAGGAAACCACAGCGGAAACCGAAGCCCAGCGCGGCAGAACTTTCCGCCATGAAGGTAAAGGCGGCGTCATTGATCTGCAGCTTGCCCACGGCCAGCTTCAGCGCCTCAAAGTCATCCGTGCTGATGGGATAAATGCCGCTGAAGACTAGGGGGTGAATCTCCTTGAAACCCGGCAGCGGCTCGGGCGCAGGCTTGCGCGACTCTGTCAGCGTATCGCCGATCTTCACATCGGCCGTCGTTTTTACGTTAGCGATGATGTATCCCACGTCGCCAGCTTCCAGCTTATCGCAGGCCACCATCTTGGGCCGGAAGGTGCCCACTTCCTTGATTTCAGAATCATTGCCAGAAGCCATGAGGCGCACCTTTTGACCACGCACAATGGAGCCCGACATCACGCGAACGTAACTGATAACACCGCGATAGGGATCGAAAACAGAATCAAAGACCGAAGCGCGCAGGTAGCCATCTCCGGGTTCCTTCGGTGGCGGAACGAATGCGACAATGGCTTCTAAAATGTCTGTGATACCGATGCCCATCTTGGCACTGGCGGAAACGGCTTCATCAGCAGGGAGCTGAAGGATTTCCTCAAGTTGCTTCTTCACCTTGTCCACGTCGGCATTCGGCAGGTCAATTTTATTGATGACCGGGATGACGTGGAGATTTTGCTGGAGAGCGAGATTCAAGTTCGCCACGGTCTGGGCTTCCACGCCCTGGCTGGCATCCACTAGCAAGAGGGCACCTTCACAAGCAGCGAGGGAACGGCTGACTTCATAGCTGAAGTCCACGTGCCCCGGGGTGTCCAGCAGGTTGAGCTTATAGACTTGGCCGTCTTTGGCCTTGTAATTCATGCACACGGGATGCGCCTTGATGGTGATACCACGTTCACGCTCCAGGTCCATGCTGTCCAAAAGCTGGTCCTGTTGCTGCCGCTGCGTGATGGTCTGGGTAGCCTCCAGCAGACGGTCGGAAAGAGTGGTCTTTCCGTGGTCAATGTGAGCAATGATGGAGAAATTGCGGGTGCGTTCGATGGACATCAGAAAAGAGTCGGCTGGGGGATAGACTCCCTAACCCCGAGTCGCGAAAGGGTCAAGGTCGGCCCGCAGGGAGTGTCGCAGTCGCTTTTTGCCCAGATTTCGGGCATCTGCCTCTTCCGCGTTGCTTTCAGATAGCCAGATGCGGCTTTCAGTGCCTTGACGCCCCTCGCCTTTTACCGCTAAAACGACCGCATTATGGCCACCATCGCCGTTCTCGGCACACTCGATACCAAGGGACAGGAGCATGCCTACGTGGCGGAACTCATCCGCCAACGCGGGCACGAAACCCTGCTGATTGATACCGGCAGCGGCAGCGCGCCCACCGTTTCACCCGACATTTCCCGGCAGGAAGTCGCCGCCGCAGGGGCCATTGATCTGGCCGGAATCCTCACCCGCCAAGATCGTGGCGAGGCCGTGACGGCCATGGCGGAAGCTTCAGCCAAGCTCCTTGCGAGCCTCGTTGCCTCTGGCCGCATTCAGGGGGTCATCTCCCTGGGCGGCGGCGGTGGCACGGCGATCAGCACCACGGCCATGCGTGCCCTACCCATCGGTTTCCCGAAGGTCATGGTCTCCACCCTCGCTGCGGGCAATGTCGCACCCTACGTTGGCACGAAGGACATCGTCATGATCCCCAGCATCGTGGATGTCTCCGGCATCAATCGCCTGTCCCGCACCCTCCTGGCCCGTGCTGCCGGGGCCATCTGCGGCATGGTGGAAATGGAAATCCCGGCAGCGGAGGACAAGCCCCTCATTGCCGCCTCCATGTTTGGCAACACCACCGAGTGCGTGAACGCAGCCAAAGCCATCCTCGAAAAAGCTGGGTATGAAGTCCTCGTCTTCGCCGCTACCGGCACCGGGGGCCGCATCATGGAAAGTCTCATCGAAAGTGGCCTCATTACTGGCGTTCTGGACATCACCACCACAGAATGGGCGGATGAACTCGTCGGTGGGGTCCTCAATGCTGGCCCGCATCGGCTGGAAGCCGCAGGCAAAGCCGGCACCCCCGCCATCGTCACCCCCGGTTGCCTGGACATGGTGAACTTTGGCGAGCCCGCGAGCATCCCAGACAAGTTCAAAGATCGGCTCTTCTACCAGCACAATCCCCAGGTCACCCTCATGCGAACCTCGCCCGAGGAATGCGCCAAACTGGGCCGCATCCTAGCCGAGAAGGTCAATGCCTACACCGGCCCCGTTACCGTGCTTCTCCCGCTGAAAGCCATCAGCGTCATCAGCGCACCTGGCAAACCATTCCATGATCCAGCGGCTGACACGGCTCTGTTTACCGCCATCAAATCCCACCTTCGCACCGACATCCCGATCATTGAGATGGAATGCGCGATCAATGCCCCCGAGTTCTCGGCGGCGTGTGTTGAGGCGTTGTTAGCCGCTTTACCCAAGTAGAGACTGATTTGCCTATCACTCTCATCTCCGCTCTTGACGGGTTCCTAAAAACTGAGCACTGCACACAGAATACTGGAAACTGAACACCGCTGCCCACCATGTCCCTCGGCCAACTCCTCCTCACCGGCGTTCCCGGTCCTGAACTCGATTCTGAAACCGCCGCTCGTTTCAAGAAGCTGCAACCCGGTGGATTCATCCTCTTTGGCCGCAACATCATCTCGCCGGAGCAGGTGCGGAAGCTGATTGATGATCTGCGCGATCTTTCGGACATCGAGCCCTTCATCACCATTGACCAGGAAGGAGGCCGCGTGTCCCGCCTGCGCCTCATCGGCGAGGAGCCGCCGAATGCCCAGTCCCTGCGTGACAAAGGCGATGTGAAACTCATCAAGCAGCATGGCAAGCTCACGGGCCAGATTTTGCGTCTATTTGGCTTCAATCTGGATCTCTGCCCTGTGTTGGACATCTCTTACGACGACACCGCAGACAACTCCCTCAAAGGCCGCTGCTGGGGCCGCGATCCTCAACAAGTCATCAACAACGCCGGCGTCTTTAACCGTGCCATGCGGGGGGAAGGCATCCTGAGCTGTGCCAAACACTTCCCAGGTTACGGCCCGGCCGAGTGCGATCCACATGAGTTCCTGCCCGTCATCGGCAAATCCCATCCGGAGATGCTGGAGTCCGAGCTGCTGCCCTACACCGCCCTGCTGCCGGAGATTGACAGCGTGATGACCTGCCACAGCAACTACACGGCGTACGATCCCGACCGTCCTCGCTGGCCCGCCAGCCTCAGTCACAATGTGTGCACCAAATTGTTACGTGATCAGTTAGGCTTCGAAGGCCTGGCCATGACCGATGACCTGGACATGGGCGCCATTCTCAATGAGGTGACCTTTGAGCAAGCCATCCAGGAAGCCGTGCGCGCTGGGAACGATCTTGTCATGATCTGCCATCGCCTAGAGATGGTCGAACTCGCCCGCCAGCACCTCGAAGGTGTGGAGGCCCCCATCCTTCACGATGCCCTCGTCCGCATCGAGAAGACCAAAAAGCGCCTCGTCGCTCCCGATCCTTTCAGCCTCGACCGCTTCGCCAAAATCAATCGCGACATTTGGGACCTCCGCGTAGCTACGCTGGGGGAAGAACTCGCCCAGAACAAGAGCGTAGAAGATGGAAAACGCTCACCGGTGGAGCTGTACTAAAAAGCAGCCACGCAGGAACGACCGATTCGGTAGAATCATGAATAATTTTATCCATGATTTTACCCAGCCATAAGGCTGCTCTCGTCCGACACAGAACGAATCATCTCCTGTTTCTCAGCCTATGAACCCCTGCTGAGCATAGCGGCGCAACGTTTCTGGGGCAATATCGTAGCCATTTGGCCAGGAAACAATTCCGTAGGCTAAGTAAGCCTCGGCAAACAAACCAGGATCAGACAAAGCACGGCGGAGTGGTCCGCCTTCATTCCCGTAATCCGCAAAATCCAGATCTGACACATAACCATCGCGAAAATGCAGACTCACCCGATGCGGGCCAGTCACCCGCAATGAAGAGACTTCACAGGCTTCCAGGGACACAGGAGTAGTTGTAATGATGCTCATGAGGGTCAGGTAAGTGGTGGGATACGCTTCAGGGGAAGATGGTGCTCGGCCAAATCCCAGTTTCGGCCAACTCTGCTGGATGCAAGGTCACCCACTCCCGAATCAGTTGCTGAGCTTGGCCAGAGAAAGAACCTTCCATCAATCCGCCATCCAGAGTAAATGCAGCACGTTCGCCTTCATAACGTGCATGAAAGTGCGGAGGAAGATGGTCGTCATAAAACATCTCAACTCGGATTCCAAAGAACCGACTGATTTCGGGCATACTCCAAAACCTGCCGTAAAAATCCTGAGGAGCAACTTTGGATTTAATGGCAATTCCCGCTCACATTTCCCTGCAATGTGAACCCCGTCCCCGTCGTTACCAGATTCTCTGACCATGATGCGACGACTCCTCCTCACCTGCGCCGGTTTGCTGGCCACCTCTCTTTCGGCTGCGCCGAAAGGACCGCCGAACATCCTTTTCCTCTTTTCGGACGACCTCGCCTCCCAGGCCATCTCCAGTTATGGCGACGAGCGCAAGCTGCTCGAGACCCCGGGGATTGATCGCCTCGCCAAAGAAGGCATTCGTTTTAATCGCTGCCTAGTCACGAACTCCATCTGCGGCCCCATGCGCGCGGTCATCCAGACGGGCAAATATTCGCACTTGAACGGCTTTCACAACAACAGCAACAGCCGC of the Prosthecobacter dejongeii genome contains:
- a CDS encoding type IV pilus twitching motility protein PilT, translated to MRQYDLIEYLSMAMQAGASDLHLSPGAPPTMRLHGRMTPVTDELFDALDVRELVLGGLKDNQRAKLEEEWELDFAIEVENLGRFRGNACFAMGRIEGNFRYIPDSIPELSQLGHGPNVQGMCQFKDGLILITGVSNSGKTTTLCSMTQTIARERSCNIVTIEDPIEFVFQHGSSLIRQRQVGFDTHEFARAMKSALRQDVNVITVSELRDLETMRTALTAAETGHLVISTLHTMDVPSTITRILDSYPKEQQDYVAAQLSHCLRGVISQHLIRRPDGEGRVMATEVMMMNNAISSCIRDQRLQQLPSLIQIGGRDGMHTIDDSLVHLLSYDFITIDDCRAHCRDFSFIQAGYEKMKRDRELAAKRK
- a CDS encoding immunoglobulin domain-containing protein, with product MRFPTFLFALAIGLFCAHAEASEPVRRVIGFDLPHLAIAGTSSNFRPGLIEQGFHLSTPEDGVFVQGPLYNFSPINGGNYARFISGAENLKIVHKDGLPFTPHQVDLAEYSGSRPVTFVGRKADNSTITVSFTLDGQNDGTGPVADFETFVFPASFAEIVELSVPGTIYYLDNLVVTPQGIETPEPAPLTPPLVYDINWNDLPHRLDQPSAIGGQRSPSTSVFGTQYVRSQIGPLTDRPLELGGGEAVYDQFGMILSRKAERYVMEFDMTQLGSSSLAVFMDHSHGLLRTDFNANGGVTFYSGTTNNVFSGSNSNSSYSPRAITHCTMDFDLANRRAQIVINGTKVAEWVMNRLPDLDLRQFRFSLSGADIVGIDNIKISAFGVSPLQVSPSELNFHTVSVGSSQTRSFSVTNISDEDLTITRMTSSSSVFTLETPLPLLIPARESSVLTVKAAPTSGETFSGILDLQAGPHMASLSASVTGFQQILPGNFSLHPSTQVMTERQFVTLTSIYEGTGVSHYEWTLNGTPIPNSRTHNHQITSATLANAGLYQVAAVLINGRRVFSKEANIAVVRHDTINRTIALGGRVELVCTAAGSRLIYEWRRNGELIQTTSGPVSANGSSLVLHPVGLSSEGHYTCNVSIRNFGGSPSASVRGMDANLSVLLPPRILTDKLPHVRVGDYTSFQLRTSSASTFFSASGLPSGIILDPWSGRVFGRPELAITSDPSHPDRATPYRVTFTAYNESGAGPAVELEWWIHPKPQTRNFAGLIDREKLSMDSSGLGGRFTLSITAKGSLTGSMVLAGKSFPVIGSPSYNNDDGALEGELHFNKSAKSGPIFVRIHPDGRVTSGSNPSTPDGVLEGGQILSKAAAKQHQGLYPAALLPEVSQTMLEDEVTIPGGLGYLSFKASATGTVTYSGRLGDGTQVTGSHPLIIHPEDPEAARLPIYLMPQAQRSFFSGWVSYAKAQVDGNLEWAKQPHVKNTTYREGFLLQSLQVIGSRHVAPAPGQTLMNLGDTVHHLELSSPGLPGPVTKTLQVQPNHRATITGQGAPTGVVMTISPSTSLFSGSYVSGKYRGYPIKATFQGVFVPRLGQGVGTILSLSEESLKLNLTSPTLDVGQVRIFPAK
- the lepA gene encoding translation elongation factor 4, with translation MSIERTRNFSIIAHIDHGKTTLSDRLLEATQTITQRQQQDQLLDSMDLERERGITIKAHPVCMNYKAKDGQVYKLNLLDTPGHVDFSYEVSRSLAACEGALLLVDASQGVEAQTVANLNLALQQNLHVIPVINKIDLPNADVDKVKKQLEEILQLPADEAVSASAKMGIGITDILEAIVAFVPPPKEPGDGYLRASVFDSVFDPYRGVISYVRVMSGSIVRGQKVRLMASGNDSEIKEVGTFRPKMVACDKLEAGDVGYIIANVKTTADVKIGDTLTESRKPAPEPLPGFKEIHPLVFSGIYPISTDDFEALKLAVGKLQINDAAFTFMAESSAALGFGFRCGFLGLLHMEIVQERLRREFNMDVISTYPSVIYELRKTDGTEILVDNPSFLPPANEIDEIREPIVKVFVMIPNEYIGDIMQLVMDKRGQVNNTETLDDRRVLLHTVIPLNEILVDFNDKLKSLTRGYGSMDYEHAGYKADDLVKMDMLIAGEPVDAFSCIVHRGKAEARGRQLAAKLKEVIPQQLFVVAIQAAIGGKVIARESISALRKDVTAKCYGGDISRKRKLLEKQKEGKKRMKSIGRVNIPQEAFIEVLKTN
- a CDS encoding Tm-1-like ATP-binding domain-containing protein yields the protein MATIAVLGTLDTKGQEHAYVAELIRQRGHETLLIDTGSGSAPTVSPDISRQEVAAAGAIDLAGILTRQDRGEAVTAMAEASAKLLASLVASGRIQGVISLGGGGGTAISTTAMRALPIGFPKVMVSTLAAGNVAPYVGTKDIVMIPSIVDVSGINRLSRTLLARAAGAICGMVEMEIPAAEDKPLIAASMFGNTTECVNAAKAILEKAGYEVLVFAATGTGGRIMESLIESGLITGVLDITTTEWADELVGGVLNAGPHRLEAAGKAGTPAIVTPGCLDMVNFGEPASIPDKFKDRLFYQHNPQVTLMRTSPEECAKLGRILAEKVNAYTGPVTVLLPLKAISVISAPGKPFHDPAADTALFTAIKSHLRTDIPIIEMECAINAPEFSAACVEALLAALPK
- a CDS encoding glycoside hydrolase family 3 protein: MSLGQLLLTGVPGPELDSETAARFKKLQPGGFILFGRNIISPEQVRKLIDDLRDLSDIEPFITIDQEGGRVSRLRLIGEEPPNAQSLRDKGDVKLIKQHGKLTGQILRLFGFNLDLCPVLDISYDDTADNSLKGRCWGRDPQQVINNAGVFNRAMRGEGILSCAKHFPGYGPAECDPHEFLPVIGKSHPEMLESELLPYTALLPEIDSVMTCHSNYTAYDPDRPRWPASLSHNVCTKLLRDQLGFEGLAMTDDLDMGAILNEVTFEQAIQEAVRAGNDLVMICHRLEMVELARQHLEGVEAPILHDALVRIEKTKKRLVAPDPFSLDRFAKINRDIWDLRVATLGEELAQNKSVEDGKRSPVELY
- a CDS encoding DUF2442 domain-containing protein: MSIITTTPVSLEACEVSSLRVTGPHRVSLHFRDGYVSDLDFADYGNEGGPLRRALSDPGLFAEAYLAYGIVSWPNGYDIAPETLRRYAQQGFIG
- a CDS encoding DUF4160 domain-containing protein, producing the protein MPEISRFFGIRVEMFYDDHLPPHFHARYEGERAAFTLDGGLMEGSFSGQAQQLIREWVTLHPAELAETGIWPSTIFP